A window from Acetomicrobium sp. S15 = DSM 107314 encodes these proteins:
- a CDS encoding dienelactone hydrolase family protein, which yields MKKKIAIAAALSAAYIITSSAAYATTDGRDKAMRAEAFEYRDGDVVCEGYIVYDETIKEKRPGVLVVHEWTGLGEYEKRRAKEIAEMGYVALAADIYGKGVRAHTPEEASSLATKFRSDRATLRSRARAALEALKKHPLVDPAKVAAIGYCFGGGTVLELARSGAELSGVVSFHGNLDTPNPEDAKNINCKVLVLHGADDPLVPQEHISAFQEEMRSGGVDWQMVFYGGTVHSFTNPASGNDPSKGVAYNERADRRSWEAMKVFFAELFETR from the coding sequence ATGAAGAAAAAGATCGCGATCGCCGCAGCGTTATCAGCCGCATATATCATCACCTCAAGCGCTGCTTATGCTACAACCGATGGGAGGGACAAGGCCATGAGGGCAGAAGCCTTCGAATACCGCGACGGAGATGTGGTCTGCGAAGGGTATATCGTCTATGACGAGACGATAAAGGAAAAGCGCCCAGGGGTGCTCGTGGTGCACGAGTGGACGGGACTCGGCGAGTATGAGAAAAGGCGTGCCAAAGAGATCGCAGAGATGGGATATGTGGCCCTGGCAGCTGACATATACGGCAAAGGGGTGAGGGCGCATACCCCAGAAGAGGCTTCAAGCCTCGCTACCAAATTCCGCTCCGATCGCGCCACCCTGCGCTCCCGTGCGAGGGCAGCGTTGGAGGCGCTAAAAAAGCATCCGCTCGTAGATCCAGCTAAAGTAGCAGCCATAGGCTACTGTTTTGGAGGCGGAACGGTCTTAGAGCTCGCCAGGAGCGGCGCAGAACTCTCAGGCGTGGTGAGTTTCCACGGAAATCTCGATACGCCGAACCCCGAAGACGCCAAAAACATAAACTGTAAGGTACTCGTTCTCCACGGGGCGGACGACCCCCTCGTCCCCCAAGAGCACATTTCAGCATTTCAGGAGGAGATGCGAAGCGGTGGCGTCGACTGGCAGATGGTTTTCTACGGCGGCACGGTCCACAGCTTCACCAATCCCGCCTCCGGCAACGACCCGTCGAAAGGCGTAGCGTATAACGAACGGGCAGACCGCAGATCTTGGGAGGCGATGAAAGTCTTCTTCGCCGAGCTCTTCGAGACTCGATAA
- the iolB gene encoding 5-deoxy-glucuronate isomerase, which yields MSFLVKRPEGEGLIPVVEKGKMEYESFALLRGKAGDVFSLPVADEEKVAVLLSGQIEAKVGGKIFSTGYRKDVFSSNAWAFYVPPGIEASVRMLLPSELAIAAAPATIQGEPFLVTPEDVRAKSAGVWNWRRDVKDIIDGRHKVEKLIIGETINAPGNWSGWPPHKHDTENFPVEVVMEEIYHFRIKPQGGFGVQRIYDGKELDELYVINDGDTVMIPKGYHPVVAAPGYSLYYLWILSGKTRFMAPYEDPLHVWQRGAEALIHEVLR from the coding sequence ATGTCGTTCCTGGTTAAAAGGCCGGAGGGAGAAGGGTTGATTCCGGTTGTGGAAAAGGGAAAGATGGAATATGAAAGCTTCGCCCTTCTGAGGGGCAAGGCGGGAGATGTCTTTTCCCTGCCTGTGGCCGATGAGGAAAAGGTGGCGGTCCTCCTTTCGGGCCAAATTGAGGCTAAGGTGGGCGGCAAAATCTTTTCCACAGGCTATCGGAAGGATGTATTTTCCTCCAACGCCTGGGCTTTCTATGTCCCACCAGGCATTGAGGCATCCGTACGGATGCTTTTGCCATCAGAGCTTGCCATAGCTGCAGCACCTGCGACGATTCAAGGCGAGCCGTTTCTCGTTACCCCTGAGGACGTGCGCGCCAAATCGGCGGGCGTGTGGAACTGGCGCAGAGATGTAAAAGACATAATAGACGGTCGTCACAAGGTAGAAAAATTGATTATAGGCGAAACGATAAATGCTCCTGGGAATTGGTCCGGCTGGCCGCCTCACAAACACGATACCGAAAACTTCCCCGTCGAAGTAGTGATGGAAGAGATCTATCACTTTAGGATTAAGCCTCAAGGGGGTTTCGGGGTGCAGCGCATCTATGACGGAAAGGAATTGGACGAGCTTTACGTCATAAACGACGGCGATACGGTGATGATACCTAAGGGCTACCACCCCGTCGTTGCCGCTCCCGGCTATTCTCTCTATTATCTCTGGATCTTGTCGGGAAAAACGCGATTTATGGCCCCCTATGAGGATCCTCTCCATGTCTGGCAGAGGGGAGCGGAAGCCTTAATACACGAGGTCCTGCGTTAG
- a CDS encoding thiolase domain-containing protein: MRPVSIIGIGSTPFSKLEGKGPVDLAVEASIQALGDAEIHPKKIEALYLGNFTSGILTGQEILGPLVANRLGMRAIPSIKAEGACSSATLAFREGVLAVANGVHELVLTVGVEKMTSASTSKVTAALASALDQSKEGSCGLTFPGVFAMMARRHMHEFGTTREQIAMVSIKNRKNGVKNPLAQFRAEVAMEKILGAKPVTEPFVLYDCCPISDGAAAAIICPTEMARKLSTKAISILSCEVSIGNASIDMMSDMVSFPATVEAAKKAFSTAGLSTKDINFVELHDCFTIAEIIDSEDLGFFEKGEGGLALEKGLTQIDGKLPINPSGGLLSKGHPVGATGLGQIYEVCKQLRGEHPNQLDNPKIGLAHNLGGTGAVCAITILSRNF, translated from the coding sequence TTGAGACCAGTAAGTATCATAGGTATAGGATCTACCCCCTTCTCTAAACTTGAGGGGAAAGGCCCCGTTGACCTTGCCGTTGAGGCTTCTATTCAAGCATTAGGGGATGCTGAAATCCACCCGAAAAAAATCGAAGCTCTCTATCTTGGTAATTTTACTAGCGGTATTTTAACTGGTCAGGAAATTTTGGGACCACTAGTGGCTAATCGTTTAGGCATGAGGGCAATTCCTTCTATTAAAGCAGAAGGGGCCTGCTCTTCGGCTACCCTCGCCTTCAGGGAGGGCGTGTTAGCTGTAGCTAACGGTGTACACGAATTAGTCCTTACAGTTGGTGTCGAGAAGATGACTTCTGCTAGCACAAGTAAGGTAACAGCTGCGTTGGCTTCTGCCTTAGATCAATCCAAAGAGGGTTCTTGTGGACTTACTTTCCCGGGTGTCTTTGCCATGATGGCGAGACGACACATGCACGAGTTCGGTACTACGAGAGAACAGATCGCAATGGTCTCCATTAAAAATAGGAAAAATGGAGTAAAAAACCCCCTTGCTCAATTTAGGGCAGAGGTAGCTATGGAGAAAATACTGGGAGCTAAACCGGTTACGGAACCGTTCGTTCTGTATGATTGTTGTCCTATAAGTGATGGAGCAGCGGCGGCAATAATATGCCCTACGGAAATGGCAAGAAAGTTATCAACTAAAGCGATTTCCATTTTAAGTTGCGAGGTGTCAATAGGTAACGCATCTATTGATATGATGAGTGACATGGTGAGTTTTCCGGCAACGGTAGAGGCGGCTAAAAAAGCATTTTCGACTGCTGGATTATCTACAAAGGACATCAATTTTGTGGAATTGCATGATTGCTTCACTATTGCGGAGATCATAGACTCAGAAGACTTAGGATTTTTTGAGAAGGGGGAAGGAGGCTTAGCGCTCGAAAAGGGATTGACTCAAATCGATGGCAAGCTACCTATTAACCCGAGCGGTGGCCTTTTGTCCAAGGGTCACCCAGTCGGTGCTACGGGTCTTGGGCAAATATACGAGGTCTGTAAGCAGTTGCGTGGAGAGCATCCAAATCAACTTGATAATCCTAAGATAGGGCTTGCTCATAACTTGGGCGGTACAGGTGCTGTATGTGCCATAACGATTCTTTCGAGGAATTTTTAA
- a CDS encoding TRAP transporter large permease, protein MPLTGLGIAFIAFLIFGAPIAFVLGLASATYLAIAGKFSWAVMAQRMFSIVDSFPLLAVPFFILAAKLMEESGILDSLLELADALVGHIRGGLAHVNIAASMLFAGITGSPTADTAAIGSILIPAMEKDGYETDFSAAVTVASSTIGPIIPPSIPMVIYAMCEGRVSVAALFLAGVIPGILVGLTQMVVAYFISIKKGYSATRTGFVSLKEFVVIFARSFLALLMPLIILGGIFSGIFTPTEAAAAAVGYALIIGLFVTRKLKVRSLVRHLLDTAVVTSVVMFVLAGSSVFGWLITVEMVPQRIANLILEFSHNPLVFLLLVNIFLLIVGCFMNTTAAIVILTPILSPIATSLGIDPLHFGFVVIMNLIIGQITPPVGSCLFVVMGICNTTMERVTKALLPFLAVEIGVLLLITYVPIITLWLPTMLGFH, encoded by the coding sequence TTGCCATTGACGGGGCTTGGTATAGCTTTTATAGCATTTTTGATATTTGGAGCACCTATAGCGTTTGTTTTGGGTTTGGCTTCGGCTACCTATCTTGCTATAGCAGGTAAATTCTCATGGGCTGTAATGGCGCAGAGGATGTTTTCCATTGTTGATTCTTTTCCATTGTTGGCGGTGCCGTTTTTTATTCTGGCGGCCAAGCTTATGGAAGAAAGCGGGATTTTAGATTCCCTGCTTGAGCTTGCTGACGCCTTGGTTGGGCATATTAGGGGTGGCCTGGCGCATGTAAACATTGCGGCCAGCATGCTGTTTGCTGGCATAACGGGGTCTCCTACGGCTGATACTGCTGCTATAGGTTCTATTCTAATTCCAGCTATGGAAAAAGACGGCTATGAAACAGACTTTAGCGCTGCAGTAACTGTAGCCTCGTCCACAATAGGACCTATTATTCCGCCTAGTATACCGATGGTCATTTATGCTATGTGCGAAGGTCGAGTTTCCGTGGCGGCTCTCTTTTTGGCAGGGGTAATACCCGGTATTTTGGTAGGTTTGACGCAGATGGTGGTGGCATATTTTATTTCGATTAAGAAGGGTTATTCAGCTACGCGCACAGGATTTGTAAGCCTCAAAGAGTTTGTTGTTATATTTGCCAGATCGTTTCTTGCCTTGCTGATGCCGTTAATAATATTAGGGGGTATATTCAGCGGAATATTTACTCCTACGGAAGCAGCCGCTGCTGCGGTTGGTTATGCTTTGATAATTGGCCTTTTTGTTACTCGCAAATTGAAAGTGCGCTCATTGGTACGTCATCTTTTAGATACGGCAGTTGTTACTTCTGTGGTCATGTTCGTGTTGGCTGGGTCCAGCGTTTTTGGCTGGCTGATAACTGTAGAAATGGTACCCCAACGAATCGCCAATCTGATTTTAGAGTTCTCGCATAATCCTCTTGTATTTCTTCTGTTGGTTAATATTTTCCTCCTGATCGTGGGATGTTTTATGAACACAACTGCTGCTATTGTAATACTCACTCCGATACTTAGCCCAATAGCTACATCTTTGGGGATTGATCCTCTGCACTTCGGATTTGTAGTTATAATGAATCTTATTATAGGACAGATCACACCCCCAGTTGGATCTTGTCTTTTTGTGGTTATGGGGATATGTAATACCACTATGGAACGTGTGACTAAAGCCTTGCTGCCGTTCTTGGCGGTAGAAATAGGGGTGCTTCTTTTAATTACTTATGTGCCTATTATTACCTTATGGCTGCCTACTATGCTGGGCTTTCATTGA
- a CDS encoding sensor histidine kinase codes for MRKYEKYTEDWLIKLLSSHKNSIVEWVIQYLQNSPAATPDYAAFLAGKEGRKRVSIYVRLSIASIKDPTPFFEDQKTIGRLRAEQGYPLSGVLDVSVQTKRAIWDIILSNICAYGKSEYLTHQTKVYVPLSLMLILQKLENALDASRVILAMGYIDSYEAKVLIQKKYLQSVYQVSTSAFSSNDLSRVISEVTNRSKDIFEAYDCGFVSYNPKYEYSISNNTAFSALTYRVKGKIQQLADSSTPKIIKVITREALKGRLEKWIIIKISIYDEDVGLLYIRCPRLPLGPDKLNLLRSFANALSSAIANVRLFKTMAEKEKLSKELTIRTINAREEERRLLAAELHDSPLQLLSATSYLLEACEEALSAHNQELIENVKATKDSIKEAIKAMRRIVNNLRPPLLDDLGVVAAIRKLAEGSVSESKLRINIHVRGSQRRLPSRYELVIYRVVQEALNNINRHSNASEAKISLRFYKSFVGIVVQDNGVGFPMDKDPQYLERQDKYGLIGMSERVNSINGRMRIKSKPGKGTTIWAIIPLEPVIQANSQFSVQLT; via the coding sequence ATGAGGAAATACGAAAAGTATACAGAAGATTGGCTAATTAAATTATTATCTTCGCATAAAAATAGTATAGTAGAATGGGTAATCCAATATTTACAGAACTCACCCGCGGCAACCCCTGATTATGCAGCCTTTCTCGCCGGAAAGGAGGGACGCAAGCGGGTTTCCATCTATGTAAGGTTATCAATAGCTTCCATAAAGGACCCGACGCCGTTTTTCGAAGATCAAAAGACCATAGGAAGACTTCGCGCAGAACAAGGATATCCTCTCTCAGGAGTTTTAGACGTATCCGTTCAAACAAAAAGAGCTATATGGGATATTATTTTATCAAATATATGTGCATACGGCAAATCTGAATATTTAACTCATCAAACCAAGGTTTATGTTCCTTTGAGCCTTATGCTGATCTTGCAAAAGTTAGAGAATGCACTTGATGCTTCAAGAGTTATACTTGCTATGGGTTATATTGATTCGTACGAAGCAAAAGTGCTTATTCAGAAAAAATATCTACAATCTGTTTATCAAGTATCTACATCTGCATTTTCATCAAATGATTTATCAAGAGTTATATCTGAAGTCACTAACAGGTCTAAAGATATATTTGAAGCTTACGACTGCGGTTTTGTATCATATAATCCAAAGTACGAGTATAGTATTAGTAACAATACTGCATTTAGTGCTTTGACCTATAGAGTTAAGGGTAAAATTCAACAGCTTGCAGATTCTTCTACGCCAAAAATCATAAAAGTCATAACGAGAGAGGCTTTGAAAGGGCGTTTAGAAAAGTGGATTATAATCAAAATAAGCATCTATGACGAAGACGTTGGATTATTGTACATTAGGTGCCCACGATTGCCCTTAGGACCTGACAAATTAAATCTACTTCGAAGCTTTGCTAATGCTTTAAGTAGTGCTATCGCAAATGTCCGGTTATTCAAAACTATGGCCGAAAAGGAGAAGCTTTCAAAGGAACTCACAATAAGAACTATCAATGCGCGTGAAGAGGAAAGAAGGCTATTGGCTGCAGAGCTTCATGATAGTCCACTACAACTTCTTTCCGCAACCTCATACCTCTTAGAGGCTTGTGAAGAAGCATTATCTGCACATAATCAAGAACTCATAGAAAATGTCAAAGCAACTAAGGATAGCATCAAAGAAGCTATAAAAGCTATGCGGCGTATTGTTAACAATTTACGTCCACCCTTATTGGACGACCTTGGCGTAGTCGCAGCGATTAGAAAACTAGCAGAAGGTTCTGTCTCCGAAAGCAAGCTTCGCATAAATATTCATGTGCGCGGATCGCAGCGCAGGCTTCCCTCTCGCTATGAGCTCGTCATATACAGGGTTGTCCAAGAAGCTCTAAACAACATAAACCGACATTCTAATGCCTCAGAAGCAAAAATATCTCTTCGCTTCTATAAATCCTTTGTGGGGATAGTGGTCCAGGATAACGGAGTCGGCTTTCCCATGGATAAAGACCCACAATATCTGGAAAGGCAAGATAAGTATGGCCTTATCGGGATGAGCGAGAGAGTTAATAGTATAAATGGCAGAATGCGCATCAAGTCTAAGCCTGGAAAGGGTACTACAATATGGGCCATTATTCCATTGGAACCAGTTATACAAGCAAACTCACAGTTTAGTGTACAGTTAACATAG
- a CDS encoding response regulator: MIENKESHPIKVVIVDDHPIVRKGLKALLKSEKSIKVVADCSNGTSAISCCKNFNPDIILLDIKMPDCMGYDIISNIKKISPQTKIVILTAYDDKQYVEQSIKAGANGFVLKDINKQELIKVIRIVNSGKTFISPNIARIVINSVLKDVNETYIESLTSREIEVLHLMSKGLTNAQIAQDLYISSNTAKAHVASIIKKLGASSRTDAVVRAISCGLVDVDKKT, encoded by the coding sequence ATGATAGAGAATAAGGAAAGTCATCCTATCAAAGTAGTCATAGTTGACGATCATCCTATAGTTCGCAAAGGTCTAAAAGCCTTACTTAAATCAGAAAAAAGCATAAAAGTAGTAGCAGATTGCTCCAATGGAACCTCTGCTATAAGTTGCTGCAAAAACTTCAATCCAGATATAATACTTCTTGACATTAAAATGCCTGATTGTATGGGATATGATATAATTAGTAATATCAAAAAGATATCACCTCAAACTAAAATAGTGATATTAACCGCATATGACGATAAACAATATGTAGAACAATCAATAAAAGCAGGGGCAAATGGATTTGTTTTAAAAGATATTAATAAGCAAGAGCTAATAAAGGTTATTAGGATTGTTAACTCTGGAAAAACTTTTATTAGTCCAAATATAGCAAGAATAGTAATAAATAGTGTATTAAAAGATGTTAATGAAACATATATTGAGAGTTTAACTTCAAGAGAAATAGAAGTATTGCATTTGATGTCAAAAGGATTAACTAATGCTCAGATTGCCCAGGACCTTTATATAAGTTCTAATACGGCGAAAGCGCATGTGGCTTCCATAATCAAAAAGCTAGGTGCTTCAAGTAGAACTGATGCAGTCGTACGCGCCATTTCTTGTGGGTTAGTTGATGTAGATAAGAAGACATAG